The Halostagnicola larsenii XH-48 region CACCCGCGTCAACGCGGGCGACACGGTCGAAGTCATGCGCGGCGATCACGCCGGCGAAGAGGGTGAAGTGCTGACGGTCGACCTCACCGAGCAGGTGATCCACGTCGAGGACGTGACGATCGAGACGGCAGACGGCGAAGAAGTGCCGCGACCGCTCGAGCCCTCGAACGTTCGAATCACGGATCTCGACCTCGAGGAC contains the following coding sequences:
- the rplX gene encoding 50S ribosomal protein L24 is translated as MSKQPHKQRNETARAPLHQRQKQIHATLSDDLRDEYDTRRTRVNAGDTVEVMRGDHAGEEGEVLTVDLTEQVIHVEDVTIETADGEEVPRPLEPSNVRITDLDLEDDRREARLEGETA